The Spinacia oleracea cultivar Varoflay chromosome 2, BTI_SOV_V1, whole genome shotgun sequence DNA segment TTCTGTGATTTAAACTCGATTTTTGGatgaaaaatcaaaactttaaacTGATTTAAGGCTCAAAATCACGAGCTGATTAGAGGATGGACGTGTGTTTTGATGGATAGATCTCAAAAATCGCAACTAGAAAATCATGGTTTTGCAAAAGTAAAATTTAGGCAAAAAAAAACGCTCGATataattcaatttcaaatttatcGGTAACAATTTCTTAACTAACGAGTACATGCAAGTCGTATTGAAATAAGTACGGTGGATGGAAAAGGAAATTAGAATCAAGgaataacaaaaagaaacaaagggggcGGGCCGGCCCAAGGCCCGACCTGACACGAAAAAAACTCGCCCTAACACAGGCATGAAAAAAGCACGGCATGACACGAGCAGGAAGTCGTGGGTCATGGGCCGGGTCGGGCCTCATTTTTCTGGAAAACACGACAAGACACACCAAATTTAGTAAAAAGTAGATTTAGGCACAAACGATCCGAACCGACCCGAAAGCCTACGGACTCAGGCCATGTCTTGGACTTTTCAGCCCGACCTTGCCCGTTAGAGCATGGACCCGACCCGAAGCCCGACAGCCTGGCCACGGCCATCTTTAGAAAGGGGTAATCACTAATAACCTTTTTAATTACTTCCCAAAACCCAGTTAAAACCCTTTGTCGTTCTTCCCCTGTTCGCAAGTCCCACCTCTCAATTCCAAGCTCTCTCTTTCACTGTctatatttctctctcctctgcttcTCTATAAAAACGGCATTAGCATTTCCCAACTCCCACActttaaaacaataataatatctcactctctctttctctctcatttcTTTTCAACATTCGCAAAGAAACCCAGTTTATAATTCGACTGTATTATCTTCAAAATATTAACCAAAGATAACATCCTCTGTTCACCCCTGTTTTCAATTTCCCAGAAACATATAATCACAAAATGATGAATGTTGCTCATTTCATCTTCGGAGTTTTTGGTGGGTTTTCTGCTTTTTGCAATTATGTTTCTCAATTTCAATCAGTTCTTCTTGTTTTTTTCTGTAATTTGAAGTAATTCTGATATCTGTTTCttggtttttggttttttttgcaGGAAATGCAACTGCTCTGTTTCTCTTCTTAGCACCAGTGTAAGTTACTAATTTTCTTACAAAAATTAAAACCCATGAATTTTTCCACAAGATTTAAAATGGGTTTCCATTTTTTTGCAATTTCATCAAATAATTTCTTGATAAATTGAAGCAAATTTCAATCTTGTTTTTCCTCATTTTCTTGCAATTGTTTGGTCATTTTTGGTCTTTTCTTcaattaatttatgttttattaattattttgaaatttaatgtTGTGGGTCATATTCAATCAGTAGGATCTAGTGAAGCATTTAGgtgaaatttcattaaatttcgtTATCAGGTGTATATCAATTGTGATGTGTAACAATTATTGTACTTTCTTTTTACTTTTTTCTGTGGAAATTTCAGTGTGACATTTAAGAGGATCATAAAGCACAAATCTACCGAGCAATTCTCAGGAATACCCTATGTCATGACTTTACTCAACAACCTTCTTTCTGCTTGGTAATTCCCTATTGCAAtattttccattttaattttattttccccTCAATTTAGTTGTAATATCTCTTACTTTTAATTGCATATTTTTAGTGATTATTACTTAAAAGTTGAAttttattatgtatatatataaataattcaTTATTgggttccaaaaaaaaaagagtcaatTTTGTTGCAAAATGCAAATAAACCAATGAATAGTATGAATGATAGTTACATTTCTTGCATGTCATATTTATGAAATCCCAATAAATTGAAactattaaaattcaacaattttTATCAACCAAAAGTTCACTAAAAGTAGAAATTTCTCTATCATGACCTCTAATTAGTAGGGTgaaattaaagaattaatcaaatattattaatactaattaattttatgaacaattgtaacaaaaaaaaacaggtATGGACTACCCTTTGTATCACCAAACAACATTTTAGTGACAACAATCAATGGAACTGGAGCAGTAATTGAGAGTGTATATGTGTTAGTTTTTCTAATATTAGCTCCTAAAAAAGAGAAGCTTAAGATTGGAGGTCTTCTTGCAATTATCCTCTCGATTTTCGCAACGGTGGCGCTTGTTTCAGTCCTTGCTCTTGATGGTAACAAGAGGAAGATTTTCTGTGGTGTTGCTGCTAGTGTTTTCTCTATCATCATGTATGGCTCCCCTCTTTCTATCATGGTAAGTCTAATTCTATCATTTCCTCTTTTATTTTCTTgttatattattgttataaatgTGTATTGATTTAGTATGATGATAAGTAATTAATTTGTAAATTATTTCCTGAAATGGAATGTTGTTGGACCTCCCTAAATTCTGCCAATAATGGGGGTGACATTATTTGCTAGTTGTTGAATTTGGACTATAATTAGTACGTACTGCCTCCGTTTCAAATCATTtttacacttttcgttttagtcTGTACTGCCTCtgtttcaaataatttttacacttttcgttttagtctgtttcacAATTTAAAACATTTTTGGATATGAAAATGTATCATCTTAACTCgaaaattattcattattttttaTGTATTGTTTGTTACCTTTGCAACTAATGTAGTATGTAGGTAGACAAGGTAGTGACATTTAATGGAAAAGGATTTGATTGACTAGATTTGGGTCTTTGTTTTGTGCAATTAGCTTTGGTAATAATGTTTcatatgaagatgatgatgataagGAGTTACTTAATTGAGGTTAATTAATTCTTAATAATGAATGCAGAGGTTGGTGATTAAGACGAAGAGTGTGGAGTACATGCCATTCTTGCTATCACTCTTCTGTTTCTTATGTGGTACTTCCTGGTTCATTTTCGGATTAATCGGCCGCGATCCTTTCGTTGCTGTAAGTATTTCATTAACACATTATCCCAGTTAATAATTTGTAATGTTACAAATTATGCATCTAATTGTATGAAATAACTGTCACAAACCAAGTTCATCATGTGATATGTTAGAAGTATGTAACAATGTAGGTATGTAGAAATTCATGTGATAGAAATTCCATCAAATTACATCTGAAAATGGAATGCTTTTCTATGCAAATCCCTAGCTGGATTCTTATTTATTGGTTGAAATAATTAACATGCACTGACACGGTAAAAATATGCCTTCAATAGTTTCCAAAACGTGCCGGACACACGACACGGTGAAACGTGTTTCGGGACTTATCCATGGTACCAAACTTTGATTCCCGTTTTCCCGTATCCGTTTCCCGTTTCTGTGCAACATAGTACGAAATTAACCTTCAAAAGTGGGGGTGGTTGTCTGTCACTATCCTTGAGCCAACAGTTTTCTAAAGCATGAATGTGGTCACTCAAATCCATTTTGTGCACTTCTGTTGCTTTGTTGTTTTCTGATCTTTACATTAGGCATTGCTCACAAGTCACCCGTACAAGTTGCATGCCTTTGTTCCGGTTTTCAAAACCGGTTTACATAACTATACACGGGTTTAGACAACGTGACAACTTTGAAAACCGGTTTACATAACTACGTTCGTGTATATATAGTGGTTTAGACAATGTGACAACTTATTCCGTACGAGGATAATTCTTATAATCTTATGCTTAATGTTTTGGACAGGTACCAAATGGGTTTGGGAGTGCATTAGGAGCAATGCAACTAATCCTATACTTCATATACTATGACAAGAACAAGAATCCTGAGcagaaaaagaaaagtgtagCTGATCCTGAACAAGCAGTTGAATTGGGCCAAAGTGGAAATGGGAAGGCCCACAATAATATCCAAGATGGAAAGCCCAACACGCAAACTTCGTTAAATGGACACGTTTAATATTCTGCTACGTGTCACTTTGTGTTTAGCACAGCACATTGATTAAAATCTGATCCTCTGCAATTATTTTTTAGCCTTTTGTTTTTGTAGTTATCtttctttttcagcttttttttttttttttttattggttaGGTTTTGATTCTCTCGATTTCAAAAGTGTAAACATGTTTGTGTTGAGAAATGGCGAAAGATAGCCATTGTAACAAAGGGATGATACGGCCAATTGTAATAACGTTGTCAAGTGAATATAAATACGACCAATTGCAATAATGATGTTTAAAATTGACCGATAAttacccgtgttcgatccctccAACAAACAATTGGGAGGCGACTGGAATCTATCCACCCAGAATTCGCCCCGAATTCGGATTAGCCTAGGAGGGAATCGAGTGctaataccaaaaaaaaaaaaaaaaaatgccagattgataatttttttgtttggtaTAGAGAGAGCCATGTATGGCAAATTGATAAATGATAGTGGAATCGATCTAGTGTTTTGAGGACTACTCCTTAAACCTTTATTAACTAAACTAGTTGGTATCACAATCGATCGATAATTTGACACGTTAAGAAGGTTAGGTTGTGAAGTTTGTTCCTAAGAATCGGAGTAATTATGAGAAGTAGACCTGataattttagaaaaaaaacaGGTCGGGCTAGACCACGACCAAATAATTCGATCTTTAAGGTGACGGGGCGGTCAAATTTGGGGCGATTTTTTTCCCAAAACCTATAATTTTGGGCCAAAAATAGCGGTCTTTTTAGTCATTCAAGTCTGAATCGACAATCATAAATTTCAATTTTAGGTTATCCAAAACCCACTCaagaaatttaaaattaatcgTGCTAAACCTAGTACATGAAACGGGCCTAAAATTCTACCAAAGTCCGCTATTCTTTTGAGATGGGTTATTGGCCCGGTTTAATGAGAAGATATAatatttgattaataaattaaaacataatCTTTGTACATCGTACATAACTTGGTCTTACGTACTCTAGTATTTTGAAGCTTGGGTTATTATGCTGGCATACTATTTGCGCAGTTGCGCAACTACCTTCAAAAAACAGCAAATATGACAAAGGCTGTTGAATTGTACATGGTATTGCTGTGCTATGTTTGTCCTTCGTTACATCAACTTGTGTAATTGCAGAGACATGTTTCAACTTCTGATTTCCATTGTCCAAACTTTATTGCTAATTTCGCCTTTTCAGATTAACTTTGATAGTTGTTGATTTCTTAGAAGAAGTAAAATTCTTATTCGGATTAGTCACGTCTCATATTTAGGTTTTCGAAAATAATCAATGCGAATTATTGGTAGTAATGATTTATTATTTGTATTCTTATTATGTTTCGGAATTGGTGACTTGAATCGAGGagatttaataaaacataagttaAACTTAAAAATTACATAATTGTACTCGTTTGTTTGAGGTGATTACAGTTGAAAGTGAAAGCTTGTTTCAATAACTTTCTAACGTCTGTTTTGGATAAGAAACGAGAGAGTTGTGTCAATTTTACGATAAATTGTCTAGGAACAGTGTGCCTGGCCACACAGGTAATGTGTACGACCTCGCAAAATGAGGCAGTTTCTGAGTATGCTCTCGTGCGCCCGCACGGGTAAAAGTGTGCGCCTGCATGCGAGGGTTTTTCGGGTTCGCTCATGTTTTGAACCGGGTTTGTAGTTGTTTAAGGAACTGGCACAAATACCTTTTGAGGGCATTTATTGTATACTACTACGTATATTAATACCCAcgaattagagagagaaacctAGGGGCTATTAAGAAAATCTTCATTTGTTCATCCTTGTGCTTGTGAGTTTAGATAGAACATTTTCTCAATACTCTTGTAAACTCTAATTTTAAATCAATATGTAGTATAACATAATCTTCTAGTTTTGGGTGGGTTAATCCTCAAACACTAAGGGCTTGTTCCTTTATTATACTTAATTAGATAGatcaattagtttttttttatatagtttaaCCCCTTAAGTTTATAGGATGAAACAAAACACTAAAGCCTTGTACTTTAGACTTAATATCAATTCCATTAtagtttagttaagttcagtttTACCCAGTTCAGTCCGATTCAGCcaaattaatctaaaataacAAAGTCTAAGTGGGTGATTGGTTAGGATTCGCTTGGAGCTCGAAGTAAGGTGTGAGGCAAAAGAAATAGTTGACTGACCCAACTTTTAATAGGAGTATTTGGTTGAGAGATACAGAGTAATTGGAAGAGATTTGACTCCAAGAAGCTAATTTTGAAAATGTTATTGGTAGGAGATTTTTGGCAACTATGAAGAGAGGTCTGTGATAGTTGAGAGGAATTGACTCTTCCATCCGATATTCGGTCAAATTTACCATCAGTTATCAAGTTTTCTCAAGaatacaaataataataaagcaaATTAATATCTTTATCAGTCATTGACTCATTTAACAATTAGTTAACATATTTTTACCGAACACTTTTATACAAACCACTAATATAATCAACTAATAAAACTGATCGGTCTATACAATTAGTTACAAACTGACAACACTCTGTAATCAAATAGTTAAACCAATTAATACAAACATCTAATCAAAAATTGTCAAATAGGGTTGGGAAATTTATCAGGAGTACATATGGAACTATGGAAGTACAAGTATGTGTGTAGTGGTATTTAAATTTGTAAGTACATTTAAGTATGTAACCAAACGAAGTTATAGTTGTTGTAgccgccaaaaaaaaaaaaaaattgtaaaaagcCCAATAGGCAATAGCTTAAAGTGTTCTTGGAGTCTTGTCAAGTTGTCAGTTGTCATGGATGACTCTGCTCTAATGGGCTGGACTAGCTACCCAACTTCTATGCTAGACCATACGGATATATCACCGTCCGGAATAGgactgtcaaaaactgacccgattCAACCGATTTCTGATGAAAATTGAAGTGATCCGAAAAGTAAAATTCTCACATTCAATCCGCATAAGCATAATGGCCCTGCACAACTACATTATCCGATTATACCCGAACCGATTATATCCGACCCGTAACCGACggatgacccgatttgacacccaGAATTAGGTTTTGTTCTCTGCATCTTATCTGATCTAACTTTCTTAATTttagtctgatctgatctggtcgggtttgatataaatattttttgttagtgtttttttccttttctgaTCAAAGCGTTGATAGTCAAACCGTTTGATTTACAAAGTACTTCTAATTTGTAGTATTATTATAAAACGCCTCAGAGATAATTGTTGGTTTATAATTAGATTTCCTAACACGCTATGTTCTACTAGTGACTTAACTTAGTAATCGACCGGTAAAGATAGTAATGACACAACTATAAATTAAACATAGGCATTAATACAAAAGTTAAGAAGCATTAGGGAGGAATTAAAAGACTGTTAGTTTATAGTGCCACGCATGGTTGGGTTGAATAGAACTAGAAATGGTCCATTTGACAATGTAAAAGTCCCTCAATTATGAGTAGTCATCTTGGAGCCCACTTTGGTATCTCCTACAACCTGGCCCACTTTACTTTGATgggatttttaaaataaaataaaataaaataatacatgGTGATAAGCTTATGCTTTGTGCATGCCTTTGTAGATCGTAGTCTTGTAGGGACTTTCCATCATCCCCATATCTTCTAACAACTCCCATGATCTACAACTAGTATAGACTAGATATGGATTCAATGGCAACTTCTCTAGATAGACTAGATGAGACAATTGTGTTGGTGTTTGTCAAAATCGACTTCTACTCAGTGGCGGATCTTAAACAGTTTTTCGAGGAGGGCTGttagaaaaattaattaatatactgtgtaatacaattatacacaaatttcAGGAGGGGTCGTACctaaaaatacactataaaatttTCCGACCGGGGGGGTCGGGCCCACCCCAAAACTAACTAAGATCCGCCCCTGCTTCAACTTGTTACTCGCTAAGCAATGTTTCGATATCGTATGTTGCTTGGCTTGCTGAATTGCTTTGTTTTCTTGTTTGCttaacttattatcttttactctAGCGTTGGTGCAAAAACGCAAACAAGCAAATTGCATCCTATTATTAAAGGTCTAGAGCACCTTAGAGATATGCCCTAAGTTGAATGTCGATCTCTTTTTATAAGTGATGTGCTTGTAATTTGCACATCTTATGAGCCATTAGAGACCCTTTTATGTACATACAGTTTAGTTCATATAGGTTGCATTTATAGCAATTCTTATTCTCTTGCATTTAGACTCTTTTGTGTCAGAGAGAGCGTTTCCGGTGTCAACGGCTCCGTGTTTAATGTTTATCTAAAAGAACCATAATCTATGAGTCACACTTTTTCATGGGTTTGGAACAAGGCAACAAACATACAAGGTCAACCTAAGTCCACCTTACATGCTCATAAACCCATGCCAAGCAAGGACATACCATCACAACAACTAGCAAACGCTAACATACACCAAGATTACATACAAGTAAAGTGAAAAGGGATTTCATGTCATAATTCTACTAGAGGTTACCGCACCCCTAGGCCTAAAGAAACTACTCACACATGGTAGTACTTAAACCTAGCTAGAAGTTCTAAGAAAAATCATACATGAAAACATAACTTTCTATTTTGTGTAAATAAACTCAACCTAAAAGATGAAATTGAAGATGAACACCAAGAACATGGTATTTTTGGTGAAGAACCAACAATAATGAACTAAAATTACAGAAAATGTAAATAAAGCAACATCTGAAAGCAATGGAAATATTAATTTGAAGAAATATACTTGACTTGAATTGAAAGAGGAGATCTTGCTCCAAACGTGCGtgcattatttttttatttttttgctaaTACGAAATAAGAATAGAGTTGATCGATGTTGATGAATGAAACCGAAAACGATCCCCTATTAATAGGAAAATAGGGTAGCTAGGTCAAAAAAGGTTATTTCACTGGCAAACTGGTATTTTGCATCAAATTTGGCGCTTTGTGCCTTGGTGCAGAACGCCAACTTTTCGCAGTTTCTTTGGCAAAAAATGACTGATTGATTAAGTCATTACTCATTCTCCCAaactcggattttaaattttGATAGCTTGTTGAAAAGCTACGGATTCCCTATTTCCAACCCAATTAGAATCATTACAATAACTTATGTAAAACTCCATACATAGTCAAATGGTGAAGGGTGACCGGTTTTAGAAAATGACTCTTTACTCTTTCGTCACAAATAAGAATTATTGAACTTCTGATATATGGATGGAAAACTTGTTTAATTTGAAGGGATATGAAACTAAGAAAGATTCATTAGCCAATCAAGAATTTATGAATTGAATGAGCTCGATTTTGGTTATGTTGAGCTTATTTGACCTTTAAACGGACCATGAGTTCATTTATTACAACATTCATGAAATGTTATGAAGATATTAGATGGGTTATGTCCATCAAGCAAGTCCAGGTTCACTTGTGTTGGATCTGGACCAATTAACAAATTGCTAAAATGTACGTTGGAGGTGTCTACGCATACTATTGTGTATTTGAAGTTACTCTAAACTAATTTAAATATCATGGAATTGATGAATTAAAAAATGATACCGCAattgcacggtgtctgttgttagaaGATACTTAGCATATACGGGTCGATCCCCACAGTGAGACAAGTTCTATGAGTTTTTGtccaattattataaattatttcaatAAACGAAAGGTGATTTTGATTATTAACTGACaaaactaaagcaataatgtaatttatcaatgaattaaagatTTACGGCATACGTTCGGTCCACATACCATGCTTATACTGATCCGGCCAAGAACACATATCAATTCGACAATGAGTAAACTCAGCCGAGTAATCAATGTACAAGTTAATCCTACgatcgggtcttaacactttcagaCCAACATATgtagtacgatcgctaacataatcataATTTCCAATTGCACCAAGTCTTTAAGAATATGATCTTTCAATTCTtgttcctattagctagataatcaatccaTGATATAGGCCaattacatgaatcaacaattaagaaCTAATCAATTGAAATCACTCAGGCATAATCTATAGATTAACAAAATTTaatgcataacaatcatggtaAAAACATGGCTTTCCTTACTTAGCCCTATAAACGATTCTCGCTCATTACTAATTTATCAACCATGAAAGATGAAACAAAGATGAAATTCATAATAAACAATATAAGAACGATAATTGAAAGCAAGAAGAAATATGAAAATACCTCTATATTGATCAATGGAGTAAGAATGTACTAGGGTTCAACAAAATGAAGAGAGAAACCCAAAAAATAACGTAgaaattaaacgaattctaaGAATTTAAATAGGGGAAATTAAAGTAATTCCCTTCACGTATTTATAGttcctattttctaaaataaaaaatgaaaaaattaaaataagaaactAAAATAGAAGTCATCAATGATTGGTTGATGAACAATGATGTGGCGACGAAAACCCCGAGCACCGACCAAGCCACCcaagtagacctgtcaaacgggtcgagCGGggcgggttgtaaaaaattgtTTTCAGGTTTGGGTTGTATCAGGTCGGCCACTTTTGGGTTCGGGTtcacaaatgcttgttcaagacccagaactttcgggttagGGTCGACCCAACatgttgagagattttaaaacatgcaatatattttcattaatttaggtgataaatataaaaaatatgggcaaaattaacaaattttcctacatacgtttatatttagtcaaattcaaccataagaTGACGTTGAATTTGCTCTGCAAGTTTCCTGCTCTTGTTGCTTTTACTGCTCTTGTTGATCCTGTTATTTGCTCTGCAAAAACTTTCTCAcctaaaatcatattacacacaacactagtaaaaaaaacttatttattatgcttgaattttctcataatctcatttattactataaatacaatgattttcaatcggtcgggtccaaacgggttcggtcgaattttgacccattacttttcgtgtttctcgggttcggataaaaacgGGTTACGGGTCTCAAAATCTTGTTCATGACCCAGTTTtctcgggtcgggtttgggtcggttttcgggtcagGTCAATTTTTGACATGGTCTACACCCAAGCGACGCACAAGGGCGCAAGAGTGGGAGAAAGATGACAACGAGGGATCTCGtaagccatccctcgctggttGGTGAAGCGCAAAATAATATTACAatgaggcagcgagggatcttacgagccatccctcgctggcttGGTGAAGCGCTAAACAAGGTCACAATAAGACAACGAGGGATCTGGCGAGAGAGCGAGGGATCCGAGCGAGAGAGAGAGGGGTATGCATCCTCATATGCAATGCTCGATCGATGGAGATGTGCCGAGCTAACGAGGGATGTGTTGTTCATGCACACCGAATCTACGCTAGTTGTTGAATTCCTCAACAAGTGACATAGCAATCTAGTCATCCGGATATACATAATCGTTATGGGAAAGCTCAATTCTCCGATCAAACACTTTTTCTTCGACTCAAACCATCTGGTAATCATTTGatccacctccaaacactccgaaatcatccaaatgattgtaaaatcacaTGAAATATAAAGgaaacacaaacggagcgtaatagggtacaataacgacaacttatgcaaatacgatcctaaatgcaactaaatgaGACGAATCCCTAGacatgcaacctaaatgcgcctaaaataccctatacaaatatcaTTCATCGCGAGTACATAAAATTCTACAAAGAATATAACATAATCTTCCCGATTTCATACTAATAATGTATGATAAcaaaaaaatatgtaaataatgtGAAAATCTAAACTTTATTTAATATCATGTAAATCTCCTTTATATTTCAAAAAGAAACTTATTTTGATTCCCTCTCCCCCCAAAAAAGGCAAGGAAAATCATCATAATTTCCAAAATTTGAACAAGGCAAGTGGGC contains these protein-coding regions:
- the LOC110782049 gene encoding bidirectional sugar transporter SWEET1, encoding MMNVAHFIFGVFGNATALFLFLAPVVTFKRIIKHKSTEQFSGIPYVMTLLNNLLSAWYGLPFVSPNNILVTTINGTGAVIESVYVLVFLILAPKKEKLKIGGLLAIILSIFATVALVSVLALDGNKRKIFCGVAASVFSIIMYGSPLSIMRLVIKTKSVEYMPFLLSLFCFLCGTSWFIFGLIGRDPFVAVPNGFGSALGAMQLILYFIYYDKNKNPEQKKKSVADPEQAVELGQSGNGKAHNNIQDGKPNTQTSLNGHV